The genomic window aaataagacATCAGTTAAATAAGATTCCCCACAATATCACTATATTAGTTACTACCTGAAAGAATTTCTGGTACAGATATAGTTTTTTGTATATTAGTTGATGTGGTAATTGTCTGTATGATATATTTCACTACTTTTATctaattttggtatttttatcttaTTAATGTGATATATGATGGTGAACATTCCAATATGTTGAATGCTTATGAACTATTTTCACTTCTTTTTCACAGTTCTTATGGAAATTTTATGtatgtaaatttaaattttgtttttttttttctgaaaaatgaGACAAATCAATGAAATAAAATCACTGAAGTTCTATTCTTCCAATAGATATAGAGGTGCTAATCAACTGGCGATCAATTATGTTATGAAACAATCCACACTCATATGTGTACTGATCATCAAATATAGCCCTTCCTGTCCAGATTGCATTTTcttcttatattatatgattgcgTTTATCTTTTTATGCAAACTGAGTTAGTTATCTAACCATAATGCAGGCAGAGATATGGTGCTTGATACATGTTAGTGCTAATTTTTATTAGCTTAAGACTCCACTTTTTTTCCCCATTCATGATGTGATATCTTGCATCTCAGAAGTCATACTTTTTGTCTCCTTAACCTTTAGTGGAGAATTTTCAGACCCCATTTTGCTTGATTATCTCTGGATTATGCACATACCAAGTGGAGCATAAAATTTTGGTCATAATATGGAAAAGAAATGCATACTAACTTTTTGTTGACTTGATGTCTTCTAATACTTAGTATTAAATGATCACCCAGATAGGCAAGGATGAGTTTGGGTACATGTTGGCTGATACTTTAGAGGAAAACAAAGCTGATAATTCAGGTGTTCGGTTTTATCCTCATGCACGGACTGCACTGGCATTTGTTTCATGTTTTTCCGGAATCCCAGTGCTGACATGCACCTACTAGAATCTGAACTTGACATTGACCTCATTAAGAAGGCAAGAATCACCTGAAAGATTTGCTCTTTGCCATCTAAGTTTACATAGAACAAAATAGTTTTATGGACACTAACAAGTGAATGTTTTGACCAGGACCAGCTCTTTGAGCAACTGGATAGAACAGCTATTCAGTAGACTTGTTTGGAAATGCTTTCTTCTTGTTTTGGACACTTTTTATTGCAGGTATCAGTTTTTCACCGTGGTTCAATTAGTCTGATTGAGGAGCCATGCATATCAACACATCTCGCAGCATTAAAAATAGCAAAAGAATCAGGTTGCATCCTGTCTTATGATCCGAATCTCAGATTGCCACTGTGGCCATCGGCTGATGCTGCTCGGCAGGGCATCATGAGCATATGGAATCAGGCAGACATTATCAAGGTGTGTCACTCCAAAGGATTACATGTGTTCATCTTTTTCAAGTCATTCTTTGAAGTGGCATCTCAATGTTGAAATGCAACTGATATATATGGTTTCAGCTTAACAGATTACCTGTTGCTTTATTCAGGTAAGTGAGGAAGAAATTTCATATTTGACTGGAGGAGATCCTTATGATGATGATGCTGTATATAAGAAACCTTTCCATCCAAACCTTAGACTTCTTGTGACAGAAGGACAAGAAGGGTGCAGATATTACACCAAGGTAACTATTCAGATTTAGCTTCACTTCCATGTAAAGAAATGAAGGTATCTGTGTCTTCCCTATTATCATGCAGCATGCCTTTTTATTGCAtattgtaatgtatcagagacaTGCATATAGCTTGTAATATTTCTAGATGAGGAAGTGTTTTTTCTTTGTACTTATATGAAGGCATATGCACCTTCCCTACTATCATGCAGCATGCTCTTTTACTGCACAATATAATGTAATAGAGACATGCATATGACTAGTAATGTTTTGTAGATGAGAATCTTTTATAATCAATTGTTCTATACCCATATATCAAGGTTCTGTTAAAGAATTTGTTCAAAAGCTACTTCCTACTAAGTATCCTACATTTTCCATTTATTTTACTCATCATAGATGATAAACTAATGCCTCTTTGACATCTTTGATTTTGTGCAGAAATTTAACAGCAAGGTCAAAGCCATTAAAGTTAAATGTGTTGACACTACAGGTGCTGGTGATGCTTTTGTGAGTGAAGTACTTAGCATCTTAGCTTCTAACCTTGATCTTTATCGCGTAAAAGAGTTTGAGTAACAGGGTTTATTAGTCGTATTTACTCATTCCTAATTGTcatttttaatgcatattttcttAAGTTAGTAGTTAAATTAATGGATCTATTATATTGGCTTTCATATTCTTCCCCTCTTACATATCCATCTCATCTTATCTATGTGTTACTGATTGAAAACTGTCATCCTGAAAGAACAGATAAGTTGCGCTAGTTTCAAAATCAAGTTATAGGTCAACAGAAGTAAAACAGCATAAACCAACATATTTGATATGTtggttatatgtatatattttgcaaTGCCCAAAATTAAATACGAACAAAGGTACTTATGAAAAGGTATCCTTAGATCATGCACCTCTTGTGAGATTCTTTTAAAGTAGCTCCCTGAATGAATTCTGCACAGAGCATTCTATCATCAGACTAGAGGTTTTTTATCGTTCATATGCACATTGCTCATCCTTAAGATGGACGATCCGCATCCTTCTTTGAAAACTTAAAACTGGTTTGTATTGTCAAAAGAGACAAAACAGGCAAGACATGACTATGGCTTCGCATGCATGTGGTTTCTCATATTATTAGCAATGCTGATTTCATCTCTTCAGGGAATTTGCAAATAGGTGCATTTTCCAGATTATTTGCAAGATTGAGGCTGAGTTTCCAGGTTTTGCATGATTTTGAGCATCA from Elaeis guineensis isolate ETL-2024a chromosome 4, EG11, whole genome shotgun sequence includes these protein-coding regions:
- the LOC105043531 gene encoding probable fructokinase-7 codes for the protein MLSSCFGHFLLQVSVFHRGSISLIEEPCISTHLAALKIAKESGCILSYDPNLRLPLWPSADAARQGIMSIWNQADIIKVSEEEISYLTGGDPYDDDAVYKKPFHPNLRLLVTEGQEGCRYYTKKFNSKVKAIKVKCVDTTGAGDAFDEKNLREGLMFANACRALTVTERGAIPALPTRVAVLDFLPKASEQPHCFCMMC